GAATATATCATCTAGAGTCGGCTGCCCCAGGTGATCCAGTCCCGCGGCCCAGTCGCTCAGGAGTGCGCATGCCGAACAGACGTGTCCGCGGCTTGCTCGCGCTCGCGGTCCTCGTCGGATCGGTCCTGCCCGGTCTCGCGACCACCAGCGCCGCGGCCGACGTGCCCGGGATCGCGCCCTCGGGTGGATGCTGGACCTACGTGCCGGCGCCGATGACAGGCGTCGAGGAGCTCGCGGGTCACGCCGACGTGAGCACGACGCTGGAGCCCTGGACGGTCGCGCCGGTGCTGCCGGAGGTCGGTCTCGCGACCAGCGGGGCGACCGCGGTGGGCGGTGCCCGTGGGCTGTCGGTAGGCCTCTCGGGCGGGCCGGCCGTCGCCCCCCAGCCGGCCGAGACGACCGGCACGGTGACGTACCTGCTCGACGCCGTGGGCCCCACCGGGGTCCGCGCCGCCCTGCCGTCGGTGGCCGCGGGCTTCACCCTCGCCGCCGGGATGACGGCGATCCCGGCGACCACGGCCACCGGCGTCCTGCCCCTGACGGTGGCGGGCTCCACCACCCTGGTCCTGCGCGGCGTGGTCTACGACCTGCCCGCGCTCGGACAGCGGATCGTCTGCAACGGGCAGGCCGAGGGGATGCCCGGAGGTGTCAACCCGGCGACCACCCCCCTGGACCCCGGCGTGGCCACCACCTACGTCGTCGCACCCGGCACCTCGCTGGTGGTCTCCGAGGTCGGGGGGCAGCGGGTCACCACCGCCGCCCGTGCGGGCGACACGCTCGGCCTGACCCTCGGCGGGTTCCCCTCCGGGCGTGCTGTCGAGCTCACCCTCTGTGCCGCCGGCGAGGATCCGGCGACGCCGTACGCCTGCGGCACCCCGGTCGGCGTGCCCGCGGCGGCCGACGGCTCGGCCGTCGCCTGGGTCCCCGTGCCGGAGGAGGTCGCTCCCGGCGACGGCCTCCTGCGCGCCTCGGTGGTGGGGGACGTCCCGCTGGTGGTCGAGACGCCCCTCCAGATCCTCGGTGAGCCGACCGTGTCGCCGCACGAGAAGGCAGGCCCGCGGAAGTGGCGCCTGATCGGGGACCAGTGGGACCCGGGCAAGCCCGTCCGGCTGAGCCTGCGCGACGCGGACGGGAAGCAGATGGGTCCCCGAGTGGTCGTCGAGGCCGGCCCGCGCGGGCGGATCCGGGCCAGGCTCCCGGTGCCCTCGCGGCGCGAGGTCGTCGAGGTCCGGGCCGTGCAGCGCTCGGGCGGGGCACTCTCGGTCACCCTCGACCTGGACGAGGCGGGGTTGACCGGCTCCCGGCCAGGACGCGAGACCGAGCCCCGGAGGAACGGGGGCGGGGGCGAGGGCTCGCCCGAGCCCCGGCCGACACCTCCCTCCAGCGTGCCGCGCTCAGGGGTCCCGGTGGTGGTGACGCCGGTCGAGATCCCCGAGCCGCTCGACCTGGACGTCGACGTCGTCGACGGCGAGGTCGAGGGGGAGGGCGACGACCCGCGGGAGCAGCTGGCGCCGGTGGCCCGGGGCGGGGAGGTCGCGGTCACCGAGGCGGTGCTCGTCGGCTCGACGGACCTGGGCGACCTGTTCGGTGGAGCGCCGTCGCGGGTGCTCCGGCTGTCGCTGGAGAACGTCGGCCGGAATCCTGCGCGGGCTCCGGGGCTGACCGTCGCCGTGGGCAAGGACGAGGACGCCGGGCCCGTCTACCGCAGTGACGGCGTCGGCACCCTCGCGCCCGGGGAGACCCGCGTCGTCGAGGTCCCCGTCTCGCTGCCCACCGGCGCCTTCGGGACCTACGTGGTCTCCGGTCAGGTGGGCGACGGCGCGATCGGTGGCTTCGCCGTGACCTGGCAGACCTACCCCTGGGGGCTGCTCGCGGCCAACCTGCTCGGGGTGCTGCTGATCGCGTGGGCCGTGCGGCGCCGCAGCCGGCAGGTCCGCCCCGACGTGGTCGCGGCACTGGCACCGCCTGTCGCCGCCGGGCGGCCGTCCGTGCGGGACGGCGAGGCGGTCATCGACCTGGCCACCCTGGCGCGCTGGTGGGAGCTGCAGGCGGTACGTGCCGGTGGGGCGGGCGTCGAGGGCGCGACGGTCACCGCTGCCTCGGACGACGCGGTGATCGACCTCGCCGCGCTGGACCGGTGGATGGCGACCCGGGAGCTCTCGCCGGCAGAGCGGGCCTGAGACCCCCTGGCGGAAAAAGAGATATCGTATATAGTTTCGGCCACGCCCGATCGAGAGGGAGCCATGGCTCACGCAAGGGAACGCCGTTCGTCACGGCGCACGGACCGGTCACTGCTGCTGCGCTCCGGTCTGACCTGCGCCGCCCTCTGCCTGGCCCTGGTCGGCTGCGGCGCCCTGCTGCCAGGCGGCGGCGGGGGCGAGGTGGACACTGCCACGGCGGGTCCCGGGACCACCGACGAGTCGGTGAAGGTCGTCTTCGTCGGGGTCGACCTCGACAAGGTCAAGGAGACGACCGGGTTCACGACCGCCTCGATCGGTGATCCCGAGAAGCAGGTGCAGGCCCTGGAGGAGTGGGTCAACGACAACGGCGGCCTGGGCGGACGCAAGCTGGACGCGGTCTTCCGCTGGTACAACGCGGAGACCGACTCGCCGGCCACCGAGGAGCAGCTCTGCAACGAGGTCACGCAGGACGAGCAGGCGTTCGCGGTGGTGCTCACCGGTCAGTACCAGTCGAACGCCCGTCCGTGCTACGCCCAGCGGAAGACGCTGATGCTCGACATCTCGCTGGTGGCCAACGACCGCGTGCTCTACGACGAGCTGGCCCCGTACCTGTGGGCGCCGAGCTTCCCCGAGTACGACGCCTTCGTCTCCTCCTACATCAAGGCGCTCGACAAGGAGGGCTTCTTCGAGGGCCGGGACAAGGTCGCGATCGTGGCGGCCGACTCCCCGGTCAACGACCGGACCGTGAAGAACCTGGCGGTGCCGCAGCTCGACGAGCTCGGGATCGACGCCGAGGTGGCGTGGGTCGACACCACCGACATCGGCACCTTGTACATGGGCCTGGAGCAGGGCGCGATCACCTTCGCCACCGCCGACATCGACCGCGTGATGTTCCTGGGCGGTTCGCGGCTGGCCTCGATGTTCGCGACCATCGCCGGCTCGAAGGAGTTCGACGCCACGTACGCCATCTCCAGCTACGACAACCCCTCGTTCTTCGTCAACAACCCGGGCACCGTGCCCAGCGACACGATGAAGGGCATGGTCGGTGTCGGCTTCCACCCGCCCCAGGACGTCGCGGACGACCAGATGTCGTTCCCGGCCGAGGGCGCGGAGCAGGAGTGCCTCGACATCTACGCCGAGGCCGGGGAGACCTTCGAGACCCGTGAGGCGGCGCGCGTGGCGCTGCCCTACTGCGACGCCGTCAAGCTGCTCAAGCTGGGCGCGGACGGCGTCGAGGGCCCGCTCAACGCTGCGGCGTGGGGCGAGGCCGTCGACAGGGACGGCGGCGACTTCCAGACCGCCTCGGGCTTCGGCAACGCGATGGGCGACGGCACCCGTGCCGCGGCCGGGGCCTACCGGGTGATGAGGTTCGCCGAAGACTGCGACTGCTTCGTCTACGAGGGCGACGATGTCCCTTTCGACACGAAGTGACGCGACCCCCGCGCTGAGGTGCGAGGGGATCAACGCTTCCTACGGTCCGGTACAGGTGCTCTTCGGCGCCTCGCTGCGGGTGGAGCGCGGCGAGATGGTCGCCCTGCTCGGTCCCAACGGGGTGGGCAAGTCCACCACCTTGCGGGTGATCGGCGGGCTTCTGACGCCCACCTCGGGATCGGTCCACCTCGGTGGTCTCGACGTCACCGCCTGGTCGCCGCGCAAGCGGGTGCAGGCCGGCCTGAGCCAGGTCGTCGGGCAGTCCACCTTCGGCTCGCTCAGCGTGGTCGACAACCTGACGATGCACGGCTATGCGGCCAAGGACAAGAAGTGGGTCAAAGAGGCGGTCGAGGCCGCCCTGGTGATCTTCCCGCGGCTCGACGCCCGTCGGAACCAGGCCGCCTCCACGCTCTCGGGCGGTGAGCGACAGATGCTCGCGCTGGCCAAGGCGATCGTCAACGATCCCGAGCTGCTGGTCATCGACGAGTTCTCGCTCGGCCTGGCGCCCGTCGTGGTCGGCGGGCTGTGCGAGCTGGTCCGCCGGCTCAACGAGCGCGGCGCGTCGGTCCTCGTCGTCGAGCAGTCGGTCAACGTCGCGCTCTCGCTGGTCCACCGGGCGTACGTGATGGAGAAGGGCGAGGTCATCGCCGAGGACACCGCCGAGGCCCTGGCGGCCGACCCCGACCGGATCCGCGCCCTGATGCTCGGCGGCCACGTGGCGGAGGCGGTATGAGCCCCGTGCTGGAGCTGCCCCACGTGATGGCCCTGACCGACCTGCGATTCTCGCTGGCCGGTTTCGACTTCGGTGTCGACCGGCTGGTGCTGGGCCTGTTCGCCGGTCTCACCTACGGACTGCTGGCGATCGGCCTGGTGCTGGTCTACCGGTCGAGCCGGTTCGTCAACTTCGCCCACGGCTCGATCGGCGTCTTCGGCGCCTCCGTGCTGGGTCTGCTCGCCGCGGACTGGGGGGTGCCCTACTGGCTCTCCTTCGTGCTGGCCATGGCGGTGGCCGCGGGTCTCGCGGCCGGCATCGAGTGGTTGGTGGTCCGCCGCCTGACCGGGCGACCCACGATGATCGGGATGATCGCCACCCTGGGGC
The window above is part of the Nocardioides campestrisoli genome. Proteins encoded here:
- a CDS encoding type 1 periplasmic-binding domain-containing protein, giving the protein MAHARERRSSRRTDRSLLLRSGLTCAALCLALVGCGALLPGGGGGEVDTATAGPGTTDESVKVVFVGVDLDKVKETTGFTTASIGDPEKQVQALEEWVNDNGGLGGRKLDAVFRWYNAETDSPATEEQLCNEVTQDEQAFAVVLTGQYQSNARPCYAQRKTLMLDISLVANDRVLYDELAPYLWAPSFPEYDAFVSSYIKALDKEGFFEGRDKVAIVAADSPVNDRTVKNLAVPQLDELGIDAEVAWVDTTDIGTLYMGLEQGAITFATADIDRVMFLGGSRLASMFATIAGSKEFDATYAISSYDNPSFFVNNPGTVPSDTMKGMVGVGFHPPQDVADDQMSFPAEGAEQECLDIYAEAGETFETREAARVALPYCDAVKLLKLGADGVEGPLNAAAWGEAVDRDGGDFQTASGFGNAMGDGTRAAAGAYRVMRFAEDCDCFVYEGDDVPFDTK
- a CDS encoding ABC transporter ATP-binding protein yields the protein MSLSTRSDATPALRCEGINASYGPVQVLFGASLRVERGEMVALLGPNGVGKSTTLRVIGGLLTPTSGSVHLGGLDVTAWSPRKRVQAGLSQVVGQSTFGSLSVVDNLTMHGYAAKDKKWVKEAVEAALVIFPRLDARRNQAASTLSGGERQMLALAKAIVNDPELLVIDEFSLGLAPVVVGGLCELVRRLNERGASVLVVEQSVNVALSLVHRAYVMEKGEVIAEDTAEALAADPDRIRALMLGGHVAEAV